A part of Bacillus horti genomic DNA contains:
- a CDS encoding BlaR1 family beta-lactam sensor/signal transducer, whose protein sequence is MIFTQFVISLLISSTTVAIIMLVKKVFQKQLSTKWQYGLWFLLMAALALPFLPTQLFTLERQLPLLDAPLQQDTGSLTTNEIREAVNINWLQDFTTTVNQATPTFLNNLTAWVWTIGAVVMTILTLIAWLRLNKIKRTALSLNSTDIIALLEQCKQLLKISRKITVVESALVKSPMIFGLFKTYLVFPANFSHWLSEEELKYIFLHELSHYKNKDHWTTYLTVLFQLVYWFNPLVWIAFREMRLDREIACDHAVLQILDKSCHITYGHTLLRFAHKASQPNSLPIPLTSQLASKKKHLKRRLEKIVMFKQESILLKVKSTAIFLLVALLLALQAPLVSVLAKEELRYDFNEEQTIYENLSSYFAENEASFVLYNSQTGQYTIHNEEQSKRRVSPVSTYKIFSLLFGLESGVITKEQSTLSWNGDIYPYEAWNGDHDLFSAMESSVNWYFQKLDGALGSTQLQDYLVQLGYGNTDISGGIQQHWLESSLKISPIEQVQLLEAFYTNKLGFDEENIETVKEAIQLEESEGTILSGKTGTGSIDHSNVSGWFVGYVEKNGDTFFFATNIQGKNHISGSSAANITLSILKDKGIY, encoded by the coding sequence ATGATTTTTACTCAATTTGTTATTAGCTTACTTATATCATCGACTACTGTTGCCATCATCATGCTGGTAAAGAAAGTCTTCCAAAAACAGCTCTCTACCAAATGGCAATATGGGCTATGGTTTTTATTGATGGCTGCCTTAGCCCTTCCCTTTCTTCCGACTCAATTGTTCACTTTGGAGCGTCAACTTCCATTACTTGATGCTCCTTTACAACAAGACACAGGTTCATTGACAACTAATGAAATCCGTGAAGCTGTAAATATTAATTGGCTACAGGATTTCACAACAACTGTGAATCAGGCTACTCCTACATTTCTAAATAACCTTACAGCTTGGGTGTGGACTATTGGAGCAGTCGTGATGACTATACTGACCCTAATCGCTTGGCTAAGGTTAAATAAAATTAAACGAACAGCTCTGTCCCTGAATAGTACAGATATAATAGCTTTACTAGAGCAATGTAAGCAGCTTTTAAAAATTTCAAGGAAAATAACTGTAGTAGAATCAGCACTTGTCAAATCACCCATGATATTTGGTTTATTTAAGACCTACTTAGTATTTCCAGCTAACTTTTCCCACTGGCTCTCTGAAGAAGAATTGAAGTATATCTTTCTGCATGAGTTAAGTCATTATAAGAACAAGGATCACTGGACCACATACTTGACCGTCTTATTCCAGCTGGTTTACTGGTTTAATCCGCTTGTGTGGATAGCATTTAGAGAAATGAGATTAGATCGTGAAATCGCTTGTGACCATGCAGTTTTACAGATATTAGACAAGTCATGTCATATTACATATGGACATACCTTGCTTCGTTTTGCTCACAAAGCATCACAGCCTAACTCTCTGCCTATTCCCTTAACTAGTCAGCTAGCCAGTAAGAAGAAGCATCTAAAAAGAAGATTAGAAAAAATCGTTATGTTCAAGCAGGAATCTATACTATTGAAGGTGAAAAGTACAGCTATCTTCCTGTTGGTAGCTTTACTTTTAGCTCTTCAAGCTCCCCTTGTGTCCGTATTAGCTAAGGAGGAGCTTCGCTATGATTTTAATGAAGAACAAACGATCTACGAGAATCTTAGCTCTTATTTTGCAGAAAATGAGGCAAGCTTTGTTCTGTATAATAGTCAAACCGGGCAGTACACGATTCATAATGAGGAGCAAAGCAAACGGAGAGTATCTCCTGTTTCAACGTACAAAATCTTCAGCTTGCTATTTGGTTTAGAGTCTGGTGTCATCACGAAAGAGCAATCTACCCTGTCCTGGAATGGGGATATCTATCCTTATGAGGCGTGGAATGGGGACCACGATTTATTTTCAGCGATGGAAAGCTCAGTGAATTGGTATTTCCAGAAGTTAGATGGAGCACTAGGTTCAACCCAACTACAAGACTATTTAGTACAGCTTGGCTATGGCAATACGGATATTTCTGGTGGAATCCAGCAGCATTGGCTTGAATCCTCATTAAAAATTTCTCCAATTGAGCAGGTTCAGCTTCTGGAAGCCTTTTATACAAATAAGCTTGGATTTGATGAAGAAAATATTGAAACAGTCAAAGAGGCCATCCAATTAGAAGAGAGCGAAGGGACCATCCTTTCAGGAAAAACAGGAACGGGATCAATAGATCATAGTAACGTTAGTGGTTGGTTTGTTGGATACGTTGAGAAAAATGGAGATACGTTCTTCTTTGCCACAAATATTCAGGGTAAAAATCACATCAGCGGAAGCTCAGCAGCTAACATAACGCTCTCCATTTTGAAGGATAAGGGCATTTATTAG
- the bla gene encoding class A beta-lactamase: MEKIKHSFKLTNTYKITLLLFLFALIPLAGCTSANESAASQPKEEPGTNQVQEKSSSDSSNETVDAPHLGDTSIDEQFTQLEQEFDARIGVYAIDTGTGQTIAYRADERFAYASTFKALAAGAILQQSSIEELDKVITYKQEDLVTYSPVTELHVNTGMSLRDISEAAVRYSDNTAGNLMFHELGGPEGFQNALEQLGDTITNPVRYETELNEAKPGDERDTSTPRALAGTLEAYIFGDILPEDKRSILIDWMLGNATGDELIRAGAPEGWTVADKSGAGGYGTRNDIAVVWPPDGDPIVMAVLSSRDTQDASYDNSLVAQAAKVTLETFKNNAE; encoded by the coding sequence ATGGAAAAAATAAAGCATAGCTTTAAGCTTACTAACACATATAAAATTACATTACTTCTGTTTCTATTCGCACTCATCCCATTAGCAGGATGCACGTCAGCGAATGAATCAGCTGCTTCTCAACCTAAAGAAGAGCCGGGGACTAATCAAGTTCAAGAAAAATCATCCTCAGATTCCTCCAATGAAACAGTTGATGCTCCACATTTAGGTGACACTTCAATCGATGAGCAGTTTACTCAGCTTGAACAAGAGTTTGACGCTCGAATCGGTGTCTATGCTATTGATACAGGCACAGGTCAAACGATTGCTTATCGTGCAGATGAGCGGTTTGCTTATGCCTCTACGTTTAAAGCCCTCGCTGCTGGAGCTATCTTACAGCAAAGCTCCATAGAAGAGCTAGATAAAGTGATCACCTACAAGCAGGAGGATTTGGTTACTTATTCACCTGTGACTGAGCTGCATGTAAACACTGGAATGTCACTTAGGGACATTAGCGAGGCTGCCGTACGTTACAGCGACAACACAGCAGGGAACCTAATGTTTCATGAGCTTGGAGGCCCAGAGGGATTCCAAAACGCGCTAGAACAGTTAGGTGACACAATAACAAACCCAGTGCGGTATGAGACAGAATTAAACGAAGCCAAGCCGGGAGACGAAAGGGATACTAGTACACCTAGAGCCCTTGCAGGAACACTTGAAGCCTATATATTCGGAGACATCCTTCCAGAGGACAAGCGCTCCATCCTCATAGATTGGATGCTAGGAAATGCTACTGGTGATGAGCTCATTCGTGCTGGAGCACCTGAGGGCTGGACTGTCGCTGATAAATCTGGAGCAGGGGGCTACGGAACACGGAATGATATTGCCGTTGTCTGGCCACCAGATGGGGATCCTATTGTCATGGCCGTATTATCTAGTCGTGATACTCAAGATGCTTCCTATGACAACTCGCTTGTAGCTCAAGCGGCTAAAGTAACATTAGAGACTTTTAAAAATAATGCTGAGTAG
- a CDS encoding cysteine hydrolase family protein: MSKTALLIVDVQKGMFFEDYPVYQGDRLIKNVQELLLKARAAQAPVIYVQHAEDEDSGPLVFGTTAWEVHDDIAPQDGDVIIHKQTPDSFYQTHLEEELRKQGIEHIVLTGIQTEVCVDTTCRRARSLDYKVTLVTDAHSTWDSQVLKAQQIIDHHNATLRWMATAKKAEEIIF, encoded by the coding sequence ATGTCTAAGACGGCACTTCTAATTGTAGATGTTCAAAAGGGAATGTTTTTTGAGGATTATCCTGTCTACCAAGGGGACAGGCTAATTAAGAATGTACAGGAGTTATTGCTGAAAGCACGGGCAGCTCAGGCTCCTGTTATTTATGTGCAGCATGCTGAAGACGAGGACTCTGGACCATTAGTGTTTGGAACGACAGCTTGGGAAGTACATGATGATATTGCTCCGCAGGACGGTGATGTTATTATTCATAAACAGACTCCAGACTCTTTTTATCAGACACACCTAGAGGAAGAACTTAGGAAGCAAGGTATCGAGCATATTGTTTTAACAGGTATACAAACAGAGGTTTGTGTAGACACGACCTGTCGTAGAGCAAGAAGTTTGGATTATAAGGTGACGTTAGTTACAGATGCACACTCCACCTGGGATTCTCAGGTTCTTAAGGCTCAGCAAATTATTGATCATCATAATGCCACATTAAGGTGGATGGCAACCGCTAAGAAAGCAGAGGAGATTATTTTTTAA
- a CDS encoding DsbA family oxidoreductase, with translation MKVEIWSDYMCPFCYIGKRKFEVALEQFAHKDRVEVTYRSFELDPGAKRDNPESVYEMLSAKYNVPVEQAKAMNQNVAKQAEEVGLTYHFDTMELTNSFDAHRLTHFAAHHGKSGEIAEKLFHAVFTASKNIGQHNVLIELATEAGLDLEETTKMLQGDHHTLEVHADEQEAKELGIRGVPYFVIDRKYAISGAQSSDVFLDTLQKAWGEARPLTVVNETSPKAGQDYCSDGECKA, from the coding sequence ATGAAAGTTGAAATCTGGTCTGATTATATGTGTCCCTTTTGTTATATTGGCAAGCGTAAGTTTGAGGTAGCACTGGAGCAGTTCGCTCATAAAGACAGGGTAGAGGTAACCTATCGCAGCTTTGAGCTTGATCCTGGTGCGAAGAGAGATAACCCGGAAAGCGTATATGAAATGCTGTCGGCAAAGTATAACGTACCTGTGGAGCAGGCTAAGGCGATGAATCAAAATGTAGCGAAGCAAGCTGAGGAAGTTGGACTAACCTATCATTTTGATACCATGGAGTTGACCAATTCCTTTGACGCTCATCGCTTAACCCACTTTGCTGCACATCATGGCAAGTCTGGGGAGATAGCTGAAAAGCTGTTCCACGCGGTTTTCACAGCCTCCAAGAACATCGGACAGCATAACGTTCTGATAGAGCTAGCTACCGAAGCGGGTCTGGATCTAGAGGAGACCACAAAGATGCTTCAGGGAGACCATCATACGTTAGAGGTTCATGCTGATGAACAAGAGGCTAAAGAATTAGGTATTCGCGGGGTTCCTTATTTTGTGATTGATCGTAAATATGCGATTTCAGGGGCACAATCTAGTGATGTTTTTCTTGATACCCTGCAAAAAGCATGGGGTGAAGCTAGACCATTGACCGTTGTGAATGAAACCTCCCCTAAAGCTGGACAGGATTACTGCTCAGACGGTGAGTGCAAAGCCTAA
- a CDS encoding MFS transporter — MKSSVSLYQNKTFMKLFSSYSISMLGIYFDRIAVIMLFAFLWNERPLMLALIPVAFALPQALLSQFAGVWVGRFSQVRVMMFADLVSALLTLVLAFTNQPWLCIVILALRSTITTVHFPAQQSLIKRIVHKDQLLKAISLNGTVSQLSKVIGPLLGATLAGLYSPQFCILLNFVALLISFVILLTMSKEVSTQQDSTQLANQKLPFWQLWREGWSIVIKTRMLLFGFALSFFTFFVIQMIDVQFPILVRELAPQRPELFGWVMSSSGFGALLTITILMRFKQVKAYGTLLGVSIGVMGATFLSLGLLKPGVAEFTPIGIGIILGAGVGLFTIITQYLLQDFTTEETVGRVSGMYNSLMSVTLLVAPLLGAWLVELFDVASVLIGTALGLLLLSLIGFLSQRTLSSSKKSMETSKLPAAHEGVNS, encoded by the coding sequence ATGAAATCATCTGTCTCACTTTATCAAAATAAAACGTTTATGAAGCTTTTTTCCTCATACAGCATCTCGATGCTTGGTATTTATTTCGATCGAATTGCGGTTATTATGCTATTTGCTTTTCTCTGGAATGAGCGTCCCTTAATGCTTGCCCTTATTCCGGTTGCCTTCGCCCTCCCTCAAGCCCTACTTAGTCAATTTGCTGGCGTATGGGTCGGTCGATTCAGTCAGGTTCGAGTCATGATGTTTGCTGACCTTGTATCAGCTCTTTTAACCCTTGTTCTCGCCTTTACGAATCAGCCTTGGCTGTGCATTGTGATTCTAGCGCTTCGCTCTACTATCACCACTGTACATTTTCCGGCTCAGCAAAGCTTGATCAAGCGTATTGTTCATAAGGATCAGTTGCTTAAGGCGATTAGTCTTAATGGAACAGTGTCCCAACTATCTAAGGTTATTGGTCCATTGCTTGGGGCTACGCTCGCTGGCTTATATTCACCTCAATTCTGTATTCTGCTGAACTTTGTGGCTCTTTTGATTTCCTTCGTCATCCTTTTAACCATGTCCAAGGAGGTCAGCACTCAGCAGGATTCTACACAGTTAGCAAATCAAAAGCTTCCATTTTGGCAGCTTTGGAGGGAAGGCTGGTCTATTGTCATCAAAACCCGTATGCTTTTATTTGGCTTTGCCCTCTCTTTTTTCACCTTTTTTGTCATTCAAATGATCGATGTTCAATTTCCTATCCTTGTGCGCGAGCTAGCGCCTCAAAGGCCAGAGCTATTTGGTTGGGTCATGTCAAGCAGTGGCTTCGGGGCGTTACTGACGATTACAATACTTATGCGATTTAAGCAAGTAAAGGCTTATGGGACTCTTTTGGGTGTGAGTATTGGTGTGATGGGGGCTACCTTTTTAAGCCTAGGACTACTGAAGCCTGGCGTAGCTGAATTTACTCCTATAGGTATTGGGATTATCTTAGGAGCAGGAGTTGGACTCTTTACGATTATCACTCAATACCTTTTACAGGATTTCACAACGGAAGAAACGGTCGGGCGAGTATCGGGCATGTATAATTCTCTTATGAGTGTAACACTGCTTGTTGCTCCTCTTCTTGGGGCATGGCTAGTGGAGCTATTTGATGTTGCATCTGTTCTTATCGGTACAGCTTTAGGCTTGCTACTATTAAGCTTGATTGGGTTTCTTTCTCAAAGAACCTTATCGTCCTCTAAAAAGTCTATGGAGACCTCTAAGCTCCCTGCTGCCCATGAAGGAGTGAATAGCTAG
- a CDS encoding winged helix-turn-helix domain-containing protein, with amino-acid sequence MSKISFHLSPYSVTCANETILLLRKEFELLQFLYEYLQTPFSREQLLNAVWSMEEPTDRTVDDHIYRLRKKLKPLQEFYTLDTIRGFGYQLTSRTKTHTHAFDITMSLDPEFQQATSSLVSMYRLYGNGQAIETLLNDQNLGIQLPTEDIVNIHFMKGDFAFMANPHGAPFADRLMFLLYMLEILDGKDTVFYYEKAIQQNSFTQRTAYEARILLPLYLYLKSEEWTKLEAAIAIAEQEIKGADHGFYPFFHNFKLMYGMATGKDEYSKEQIEVLDAIFETRPYMREKGIYYILLGIFNLLKGEQKEGGKWLQDGFSIIKHSLFVSHFVFGLDLLRFFLRRGLNAPFWNQYLEKNMRQVKAEHDEEAMKADILKQLKANL; translated from the coding sequence ATGAGCAAAATAAGCTTCCATTTAAGCCCCTATTCCGTAACCTGCGCGAATGAAACGATCCTATTGCTGAGGAAAGAGTTTGAGCTATTGCAATTCCTTTATGAGTATCTTCAAACTCCTTTTTCAAGAGAGCAGCTACTTAATGCTGTTTGGTCTATGGAGGAACCAACGGACAGAACAGTGGATGATCATATCTATCGTTTGCGTAAAAAGCTAAAGCCTCTCCAGGAGTTCTACACTCTAGATACGATTCGCGGCTTTGGTTATCAGCTTACCTCTCGCACGAAAACACATACACATGCCTTCGATATTACGATGAGTTTGGACCCTGAATTTCAGCAGGCTACTTCAAGCTTAGTGAGCATGTATCGCCTGTACGGAAATGGGCAAGCGATCGAAACCTTGTTAAATGATCAAAATCTTGGGATTCAGCTACCTACTGAGGATATCGTCAATATTCATTTTATGAAAGGCGACTTTGCGTTTATGGCTAATCCACATGGAGCTCCTTTTGCTGATCGTCTCATGTTTCTCCTGTACATGCTAGAGATTTTGGACGGGAAGGACACGGTTTTCTATTACGAGAAAGCGATACAACAAAACAGCTTCACCCAGCGCACAGCCTATGAAGCCCGTATACTTTTACCCCTATATCTTTACTTAAAGTCAGAGGAGTGGACAAAGCTAGAAGCAGCTATTGCCATAGCTGAGCAAGAAATTAAGGGAGCGGACCACGGCTTTTATCCCTTTTTCCATAACTTCAAGCTAATGTATGGTATGGCTACAGGAAAGGATGAATATAGTAAGGAGCAGATAGAGGTACTAGATGCGATTTTTGAAACTCGACCTTACATGAGAGAGAAAGGAATTTACTACATCCTACTCGGAATATTTAACCTGTTAAAAGGCGAACAGAAGGAAGGCGGCAAATGGCTACAAGACGGCTTTTCTATAATCAAGCATTCTTTGTTTGTAAGCCATTTTGTGTTCGGCCTCGATTTATTACGTTTCTTCCTAAGACGCGGACTTAACGCTCCCTTCTGGAACCAGTACCTTGAGAAGAATATGCGGCAAGTAAAGGCTGAGCATGATGAAGAAGCTATGAAAGCAGACATTTTAAAGCAACTTAAGGCAAACCTTTAG
- a CDS encoding ABC transporter ATP-binding protein, translated as MGRGHGHGMGMGPVDKPKEFKKTLFRLFGYLKPRRKQLIFVAIAALFSTVFNVISPMLLGRATTSLFDSFINQVGVDFGFLGQLLLTLAGLYLFSALFAFLQGYIMASVSQMTIAEIRQKVNEKLTRLPLKYYDQNAHGDILSRAVNDIDNINTSLQQALTQIITSVITVIGVIVMMLVISPLLTLVVIVTIPLSLVVVRVVASFSQKHFANQQKELGEINGHVEEMFTGHQVVKAFGHEQKSINEFEEINDRLYHSGWKAQFISGIMMPLMMFVSNIGYVLVCIVGGILVLNNTIRIGDVQAFIQYSQQLSQPMVQVASIANMIQSAIASAERVFKLLDEEEEPREELSSVDTDKLPGHVSFDHVRFGYKKDTAIVKDMNVEVHEGQTVAIVGPTGAGKTTIINLLMRFYELDSGSIRVGGVDLKDLSREQVRDMFAMVLQDTWLFNGTIRDNIAYGREGSTEADIVRAAKAAYADDFIRTLPEGYDTVLGEDATNISQGQRQLLTIARAILADPKILILDEATSSVDTRTEMNIQKAMNELMVGRTSFVIAHRLSTIREADLILVMDKGDIIEKGNHKELLEQKGFYADLYYSQFSDKEAVS; from the coding sequence ATGGGTCGTGGACACGGCCATGGGATGGGAATGGGTCCCGTTGATAAGCCTAAGGAATTTAAGAAAACATTATTCCGTTTGTTCGGCTATTTAAAGCCACGTAGAAAGCAGCTTATCTTTGTAGCCATTGCAGCTCTCTTTTCTACCGTTTTTAACGTCATTAGCCCAATGCTGTTAGGTCGAGCTACCACTTCCCTATTCGATAGCTTCATTAATCAGGTGGGTGTAGATTTCGGTTTCCTTGGTCAATTACTCCTAACGTTAGCTGGACTCTATCTCTTTTCTGCATTATTTGCCTTTTTACAGGGCTATATTATGGCCAGTGTATCTCAGATGACCATTGCTGAAATTAGACAGAAGGTAAATGAAAAGCTTACTCGCTTACCTTTAAAATACTATGATCAAAACGCTCATGGAGATATCCTCAGTCGTGCTGTTAACGATATAGATAACATTAATACGTCTCTACAGCAGGCTCTAACACAGATCATTACATCCGTCATTACTGTTATCGGGGTCATTGTGATGATGCTAGTGATTAGCCCACTGCTCACATTGGTTGTCATTGTCACGATTCCTCTTAGCTTGGTTGTTGTTCGAGTAGTTGCTTCCTTTTCTCAGAAGCATTTCGCTAACCAGCAGAAGGAGCTAGGTGAAATCAATGGTCATGTAGAGGAAATGTTCACGGGTCATCAGGTTGTTAAGGCTTTTGGACATGAGCAAAAGTCGATTAATGAGTTTGAAGAGATTAATGATCGGCTATATCATTCTGGATGGAAGGCTCAGTTTATTTCGGGCATTATGATGCCGCTGATGATGTTTGTGAGTAATATTGGTTATGTGTTGGTGTGTATTGTTGGAGGAATTTTGGTGCTGAACAATACGATTAGAATCGGGGATGTGCAGGCGTTCATTCAGTACTCTCAGCAATTATCTCAGCCTATGGTTCAGGTCGCTAGTATAGCAAATATGATACAGTCGGCGATTGCTTCGGCTGAGCGTGTCTTTAAGCTACTGGATGAAGAAGAAGAGCCGCGTGAAGAGCTTTCATCTGTTGACACAGATAAGCTACCTGGTCATGTTTCCTTTGATCATGTACGCTTTGGATATAAGAAAGATACGGCGATAGTCAAGGATATGAATGTAGAGGTTCATGAGGGTCAAACGGTTGCTATTGTAGGGCCAACTGGAGCTGGTAAAACGACCATTATTAATCTACTCATGCGTTTCTATGAGCTAGATAGTGGAAGTATTCGTGTTGGTGGTGTTGACCTTAAGGATCTATCTCGCGAACAGGTACGTGATATGTTTGCTATGGTTCTTCAGGATACATGGCTGTTTAACGGAACCATTAGAGATAATATTGCTTACGGACGTGAAGGCTCTACAGAAGCGGACATTGTACGAGCGGCTAAAGCTGCCTATGCGGATGACTTTATCCGTACGCTTCCAGAAGGCTATGATACGGTGTTAGGTGAGGATGCCACGAACATTTCCCAAGGTCAACGACAGCTGCTGACGATTGCTCGGGCTATCCTAGCTGATCCTAAAATTCTCATCCTAGATGAAGCAACAAGTAGCGTCGATACACGGACAGAAATGAACATCCAGAAAGCAATGAACGAGCTCATGGTTGGTCGCACAAGCTTTGTGATTGCCCACCGCCTCTCTACGATTAGAGAAGCTGATCTCATCCTAGTGATGGATAAAGGGGACATTATTGAAAAAGGAAATCACAAGGAGCTGTTGGAGCAAAAAGGCTTCTATGCAGACTTGTATTACAGTCAGTTTTCAGATAAGGAAGCGGTTAGTTAA
- a CDS encoding ABC transporter ATP-binding protein, protein MISIFKFLKPYWLPIALVILLTLAGSLLELYLPTLMADIVDIGIVNSDTPYILKTGGWMVLFSILAVLLTVAKIFFASRVALGFGRDVRKKLFVNVENFSLQEYEKIGAASLITRTTNDIKQVQDVLNMMLNMMTRAPLLLLGGIILAVSRDATLSLVFLAALPVLTLLILLVSHKAIPLFGALQKKTDRLNLLLREGLSGVRVVRAFNRVEDEKKRFVQANEDYRDTGIKVNKLMAFLFPIMIIVMSFTNIAIVWFGGIRIDSGAMQVGNLMAFLQYAMMILMSLIMLSMTLIMIPRAQASAKRINEVLQLQSDIKDPEQENKGTGLYGDVEFKNVTFRYEGAEKPAVENVSFHAKPGEVTAIIGSTGAGKTSLLQLIPRFYDIEKGSILVDGVDVRSMSQQTLRKKIGYVPQKATLFSGSIAENLRIGKEDANEQEMETALRTAQAIDFVQEKEDGLQSHIEQGGANLSGGQKQRMSIARALIRKPEIYLFDDSFSALDYKTDAKLRRALREETHKSTMIVVAQRVSTVVDADQIIVLNEGKVAGIGTHDELLKNNRIYQEIVTSQQAEEESA, encoded by the coding sequence ATGATATCCATATTTAAATTTTTGAAACCATACTGGCTACCGATCGCTCTGGTCATTCTGCTGACTTTAGCGGGTAGTTTGCTTGAGCTCTACTTACCTACGTTAATGGCCGATATTGTAGACATTGGAATTGTGAATTCAGATACACCTTATATTTTAAAGACAGGTGGCTGGATGGTTCTATTTTCGATTTTGGCCGTACTATTAACCGTTGCTAAAATCTTCTTCGCCTCTCGGGTGGCTTTAGGCTTCGGCCGCGACGTACGAAAGAAGCTATTTGTAAATGTAGAAAATTTCTCCCTACAGGAGTATGAGAAAATTGGAGCTGCTTCCTTGATTACACGGACAACAAATGATATTAAGCAGGTACAGGACGTCCTTAACATGATGCTTAATATGATGACAAGAGCTCCTTTACTGTTATTGGGAGGCATTATTCTAGCCGTTTCCCGAGATGCTACGTTATCTCTTGTATTTTTAGCTGCTTTACCTGTTTTAACTCTTCTCATTCTTCTAGTTTCACACAAAGCGATACCTTTGTTTGGAGCCTTACAAAAAAAGACAGACCGCTTAAATTTACTCCTGCGTGAAGGACTTTCAGGAGTGCGTGTTGTTCGGGCTTTTAATCGTGTTGAAGATGAAAAGAAACGCTTTGTCCAAGCGAATGAGGATTACCGAGACACAGGGATTAAGGTAAATAAGCTAATGGCTTTCCTTTTCCCGATTATGATTATTGTAATGAGCTTTACGAATATAGCGATTGTTTGGTTCGGAGGAATTCGTATTGACTCTGGAGCCATGCAGGTCGGTAATCTAATGGCTTTCCTACAATATGCCATGATGATTTTAATGTCCTTGATTATGCTCTCTATGACGTTAATTATGATTCCTCGTGCACAGGCGTCAGCCAAACGGATTAATGAAGTGCTTCAGCTGCAATCTGATATTAAGGATCCAGAGCAGGAGAACAAAGGAACTGGACTCTACGGGGATGTGGAATTCAAGAATGTTACGTTTCGTTATGAAGGAGCAGAAAAGCCCGCTGTAGAGAACGTATCCTTCCACGCTAAGCCTGGAGAAGTCACGGCGATTATCGGAAGTACAGGTGCTGGTAAAACCTCCTTACTTCAGTTAATCCCAAGATTCTACGATATTGAAAAAGGCTCTATTTTGGTTGATGGAGTAGACGTACGTTCTATGTCCCAGCAGACATTACGGAAAAAGATAGGCTATGTACCACAAAAGGCTACTCTGTTCAGTGGGAGCATTGCAGAAAACCTGCGCATTGGAAAGGAAGACGCTAATGAACAGGAAATGGAGACGGCCCTTCGTACCGCTCAGGCGATCGATTTTGTCCAAGAGAAGGAGGACGGTCTACAGTCTCATATTGAGCAAGGAGGAGCAAACCTTTCTGGTGGTCAAAAGCAACGTATGTCTATCGCTAGGGCATTGATTAGAAAGCCAGAAATTTATCTATTCGATGATAGCTTTTCGGCTCTAGATTATAAAACAGATGCTAAGCTAAGACGTGCTCTTAGAGAAGAGACCCATAAATCAACAATGATCGTAGTAGCCCAGAGGGTGAGTACAGTGGTCGATGCAGACCAAATTATTGTACTCAATGAAGGAAAAGTAGCGGGCATAGGAACACATGATGAGCTACTTAAGAACAACCGCATTTATCAGGAAATTGTTACGTCTCAGCAGGCTGAGGAGGAAAGCGCATGA